The Streptomyces sp. NBC_01689 genome includes a window with the following:
- a CDS encoding MarR family winged helix-turn-helix transcriptional regulator: protein MRTEAGHGHEQVPEPGDTARLASSLRLAVGRLTRRLRQAHAVGDVSLSGVSVLARLAADGPGSPGSLAESERVRPQAMAGTLAALGERGLVGRAPDTADGRRIIVAITEEGRAVLAERRSESVHRLSAALDEFTERERETLASALPLLDRLAERL from the coding sequence GTGCGTACAGAAGCAGGTCACGGTCACGAACAGGTCCCGGAACCCGGGGACACCGCTCGGCTCGCCTCCTCCCTGCGTCTCGCGGTGGGGCGGTTGACCCGGCGGCTGCGTCAGGCCCACGCCGTCGGCGACGTGTCGCTCTCCGGTGTCTCGGTGCTCGCGCGGCTCGCCGCCGACGGTCCCGGCTCCCCGGGGTCCCTCGCCGAGTCGGAGCGCGTACGGCCCCAGGCGATGGCCGGCACCCTCGCCGCGCTCGGCGAACGCGGACTGGTCGGCCGCGCTCCCGACACGGCGGACGGACGGCGGATCATCGTGGCGATCACCGAGGAGGGCCGCGCCGTGCTCGCCGAGCGGCGCTCCGAGTCCGTGCACCGCCTGTCGGCCGCTCTCGACGAGTTCACCGAGCGGGAGCGCGAGACCCTCGCCTCCGCGCTGCCCCTGCTCGACCGGCTGGCGGAGCGACTGTGA
- a CDS encoding GNAT family N-acetyltransferase, with protein sequence MSDTEIRDDRAAGRLEALAGDEVVGHIEYFVLEAPARALVPVHTIVEPAHEGKGIAGSLARELYALAAREGVVVAPLCPYVVKWAARHPEEAPAADPRLVDAALEWLQAHPGRF encoded by the coding sequence ATGAGCGACACAGAGATCCGCGACGACCGGGCGGCCGGCCGCCTGGAGGCCCTCGCCGGGGACGAGGTGGTGGGGCACATCGAGTACTTCGTCCTCGAGGCTCCCGCGCGCGCCCTCGTCCCGGTGCACACCATCGTGGAGCCCGCGCACGAGGGGAAGGGCATCGCGGGCTCGCTCGCCCGTGAGCTGTACGCCCTCGCCGCCCGCGAGGGCGTCGTGGTCGCGCCGCTGTGCCCGTACGTCGTGAAGTGGGCGGCGCGTCACCCCGAGGAGGCCCCGGCGGCCGACCCGCGCCTGGTGGACGCGGCACTGGAATGGCTCCAGGCGCACCCCGGACGCTTCTGA
- a CDS encoding lysylphosphatidylglycerol synthase transmembrane domain-containing protein: MTAVRFPQTPPRGPLKGLSRRLPLRSALCLIPLALVLVVGVRHRSVLVEGFGHLRAAEWPWLLAAVAATCLTWVAAAVTRQGAVVERLPARRLLATQFAAGAANHLLPTGLGASAVNLRFMTVCGVPLARSSAALALYMLAESVARLALLAGLLLAFPGALRLGGLVPDGATGPLLLGAVAVLCVAVTVLLLVRRLRAAVLSFLRTALGEARSVHSRPARACALWGGSLAFPLLQAAGLTAVGQAMNLPVPPLHMALAYLAATAAVAVVPTPGGIGSVEAALVVALVAAGGPVAVATAVVLAFRIITVWLPLLPGALTLGALVRLKVI; this comes from the coding sequence GTGACAGCGGTCCGTTTTCCCCAGACGCCCCCGCGAGGTCCCCTCAAGGGACTCTCCCGGCGCCTCCCCCTCCGGTCGGCCCTGTGCCTGATCCCGCTCGCCCTCGTGCTGGTGGTCGGCGTGCGCCACCGCTCCGTGCTCGTGGAGGGTTTCGGCCATCTGCGCGCGGCCGAGTGGCCGTGGCTGCTGGCGGCGGTGGCCGCGACCTGTCTGACCTGGGTCGCCGCGGCGGTCACCCGGCAGGGCGCGGTCGTCGAACGGCTGCCCGCGCGCCGGCTGCTCGCCACCCAGTTCGCGGCGGGCGCCGCCAACCATCTGCTGCCCACGGGGCTGGGCGCGAGCGCGGTCAATCTGCGTTTCATGACGGTGTGCGGCGTTCCGCTGGCCCGCTCCTCGGCGGCGCTCGCGCTGTACATGCTCGCCGAGTCGGTCGCCCGTCTCGCTCTGCTTGCGGGGCTGCTGCTCGCGTTCCCCGGGGCGCTGCGGCTCGGCGGTCTCGTCCCGGACGGGGCCACGGGTCCGCTGCTGCTCGGCGCGGTCGCGGTGCTGTGTGTCGCGGTGACGGTGCTGCTGCTGGTCCGGCGGCTGCGCGCGGCGGTGCTGTCGTTCCTGCGCACCGCGCTCGGCGAGGCGCGCTCGGTGCACTCCCGTCCGGCGCGCGCGTGCGCCCTGTGGGGCGGTTCGCTCGCGTTCCCGCTGCTGCAGGCCGCCGGTCTGACCGCGGTGGGACAGGCGATGAACCTGCCGGTGCCGCCGCTGCACATGGCTCTCGCGTATCTGGCGGCGACGGCCGCGGTGGCGGTGGTGCCCACGCCGGGCGGGATCGGCTCGGTGGAGGCGGCGCTGGTCGTCGCGCTGGTGGCGGCCGGCGGTCCGGTGGCGGTGGCCACGGCCGTGGTCCTGGCCTTCCGCATCATCACCGTGTGGCTGCCGCTGCTGCCCGGGGCGCTGACGCTCGGGGCGCTGGTCCGTCTGAAGGTGATCTGA
- the panD gene encoding aspartate 1-decarboxylase: protein MLRTMFKSKIHRATVTQADLHYVGSVTIDADLLDAADLLPGELVHIVDITNGARLETYVIEGERGSGVVGINGAAAHLVHPGDLVIIISYAQVSDAEARALRPRVVHVDRDNRIVALGADPSEPVPGSDQERSPQAVTV, encoded by the coding sequence ATGCTGCGCACCATGTTCAAATCCAAGATCCACCGTGCCACGGTCACCCAGGCCGACCTGCACTACGTGGGGTCCGTGACCATCGACGCCGATCTGCTCGACGCCGCGGATCTGCTGCCCGGTGAGCTCGTGCACATCGTCGACATCACCAACGGCGCGCGTCTGGAGACGTACGTCATCGAGGGGGAGCGCGGCTCGGGGGTGGTGGGGATCAACGGTGCGGCGGCCCATCTCGTCCACCCCGGTGATCTGGTGATCATCATCAGTTACGCTCAGGTCTCCGACGCCGAGGCGCGGGCACTGCGGCCGCGGGTCGTGCACGTGGACCGCGACAACCGGATCGTGGCCCTGGGGGCCGACCCGTCCGAACCGGTGCCGGGCTCGGACCAGGAGCGCAGCCCGCAGGCGGTCACCGTCTGA
- a CDS encoding NAD(+)/NADH kinase — translation MGQIGSIGLILHPRRNPGPVIESVVDWARTHRTEVLGLPDEVGRIACSAVSVPPEDLVARAGLIVSLGGDGTMLRAMRLLSGSATPVLGVNLGRLGFLAEIDVDDIRPALDHIDSGRFTTEARMAVRTKLPDGREFRAFNDIALVRVPGHGMAAVSISLQGDEFIRYAADALVVATSTGSTAYSFAAGGPILSPRVEAILVVPASAHSSFDRALVLPADEEVVLELLPTTGRLAVEVDGEVVEYLDAGDRITVTACPAVAHVVRLGGTTFYQRARRKLGIRGSLEAGRSHPDEHVDFALHADIPEG, via the coding sequence ATGGGTCAGATCGGATCGATCGGCCTGATTCTGCACCCCCGGCGCAACCCGGGGCCGGTCATCGAATCCGTCGTCGACTGGGCCCGTACGCACCGGACCGAGGTGCTGGGACTGCCGGACGAGGTGGGACGCATCGCGTGCAGCGCGGTGTCCGTGCCGCCCGAGGACCTGGTGGCGCGGGCCGGTCTGATCGTCAGCCTCGGCGGCGACGGGACCATGCTGCGCGCCATGCGGCTGCTCTCCGGCTCCGCCACCCCGGTGCTCGGTGTCAACCTCGGCCGGCTGGGCTTCCTCGCCGAGATCGACGTGGACGACATCAGGCCCGCACTGGACCACATCGACAGCGGCCGCTTCACCACCGAGGCCCGGATGGCCGTACGGACCAAGCTGCCGGACGGCCGCGAGTTCCGCGCGTTCAACGACATCGCCCTCGTGCGGGTACCGGGCCACGGGATGGCGGCCGTCTCCATCAGCCTCCAGGGGGACGAGTTCATCCGGTACGCCGCCGACGCGCTCGTGGTCGCCACCTCGACCGGATCGACGGCGTACAGCTTCGCGGCGGGCGGCCCGATCCTCTCGCCGCGGGTGGAGGCCATCCTCGTCGTCCCGGCGAGCGCGCACTCGTCGTTCGACCGGGCGCTCGTCCTGCCGGCGGACGAGGAGGTGGTGCTCGAACTGCTGCCCACGACCGGGCGGCTGGCGGTCGAGGTCGACGGCGAGGTGGTCGAGTACCTCGACGCGGGCGACCGCATCACCGTGACGGCCTGCCCCGCGGTGGCCCATGTGGTCCGCCTCGGCGGCACCACGTTCTACCAGCGGGCCCGCAGGAAGCTCGGCATCAGGGGCAGCCTGGAGGCGGGCCGCAGCCACCCCGACGAGCACGTCGACTTCGCGCTCCACGCGGACATCCCGGAGGGGTGA
- a CDS encoding aspartate/glutamate racemase family protein, which produces MHIPVFEALRDEDHPGLELRHRVEETLLARARAEGPAAVAGAVRAALVRAAAAGADAVLCTCSTIGGIAERAQTTVPVLRVDRPMATAAVAAGPRIAVLAALESTLAPTAALVEDEARAAGRPVTVRTLLADGAWARFEAGDQDGFAAAVAASADAVTGADVIVLAQASMAPARRLATTTVPVLASPRPGLAAGADAVRRARTGPVRTRG; this is translated from the coding sequence GTGCACATCCCCGTGTTCGAAGCGCTGCGCGACGAGGACCATCCGGGGCTGGAACTGCGGCACCGGGTGGAGGAGACGCTGCTGGCCCGGGCCCGTGCGGAGGGTCCGGCCGCGGTCGCGGGCGCGGTGCGGGCGGCGCTCGTCCGGGCCGCCGCGGCCGGCGCCGACGCCGTGCTGTGCACGTGCTCGACCATCGGCGGGATCGCCGAGCGGGCGCAGACCACGGTGCCCGTGCTGCGGGTGGACCGTCCGATGGCCACCGCCGCGGTGGCCGCCGGTCCGCGGATCGCGGTACTGGCCGCGCTGGAGAGCACGCTGGCGCCGACGGCCGCCCTCGTCGAGGACGAGGCGCGTGCCGCGGGACGGCCCGTGACGGTCCGCACCCTGCTGGCCGACGGCGCCTGGGCCCGTTTCGAGGCCGGGGACCAGGACGGCTTCGCCGCCGCGGTCGCCGCGTCCGCGGACGCGGTCACCGGCGCCGACGTGATCGTCCTCGCCCAGGCCTCCATGGCGCCCGCCCGGCGGCTGGCCACGACCACGGTTCCGGTGCTGGCCAGCCCCCGCCCGGGACTGGCCGCGGGAGCGGACGCCGTACGCCGCGCACGGACCGGGCCGGTCCGTACGCGCGGCTGA
- the nhaA gene encoding Na+/H+ antiporter NhaA, whose amino-acid sequence MTVPSEPPEGSLLSGQTECGQSAHGPLRDFLRTETGSAAVLLTAALLALAWANIAPGSYTSFWHTGLSVRVGSGQVSLGLREWVNSGLMTLFFFVVGLEARREFDMGELRERRRVTLPVLAGLSGMAVPVAIYLAVNAGHASAQGWGTAMSTDTAFALGMLAVFGTRLPGSLRVFILSVSVVDDFVALAVIAFAYSGAISVPALLTALGVFAVLLVVRRTLGMRIPVLYAVLGVAIWVALLKSGVDPVVTGLAMGLLTYARPAERSDLEHASNLFRRFREQPTPELERTVRRGLASTLSPNERLQRMFHPWTSYVIVPLFALANAGITVTGDQLAHAFTSPITLGIVFGYVLGKPLGILGASLLTTRLSRGRLKPPAGWGAVTAGGTLAGVGFTVSLLIATLAFHGDELGQAKIGILTAVAGSFLLTWLVTRVIGALPQRSRSRALLGTSQGIVDLSDSVDVRRDHVRGPLDAPVTLVEYGDFECPYCGLAEPVVRELLADFGDVRYVWRHLPLHDVHPNAQLAAEAAEAAALQDGYWEMHDLLLEHQGDLLPKDLLRYAREIGLDTDRFRADLRAGAGTAHIAADLESADLSGVSGTPTFFVNGRRHHGAYDIASLSAAVRAARERAALTGAGRPA is encoded by the coding sequence GTGACTGTGCCATCCGAGCCACCTGAGGGTTCCCTCCTGTCGGGGCAGACCGAGTGCGGCCAGAGCGCCCACGGTCCGCTGCGGGACTTCCTGCGCACCGAGACCGGCAGCGCCGCCGTACTGCTCACCGCGGCGCTCCTGGCACTCGCCTGGGCGAACATCGCGCCCGGCTCCTACACGTCCTTCTGGCACACCGGGCTGTCGGTCCGCGTCGGATCGGGCCAGGTGTCCCTGGGCTTGCGCGAGTGGGTGAACAGCGGCCTGATGACGCTGTTCTTCTTCGTCGTGGGGCTGGAGGCCCGCCGCGAGTTCGACATGGGCGAGCTGCGGGAGCGCCGGCGGGTCACCCTCCCCGTCCTCGCGGGACTCAGCGGGATGGCGGTGCCCGTCGCGATCTACCTGGCCGTCAACGCGGGCCACGCCTCCGCACAGGGGTGGGGCACCGCCATGTCGACGGACACGGCCTTCGCGCTCGGCATGCTGGCCGTCTTCGGCACACGGCTGCCCGGCAGCCTGCGGGTCTTCATCCTCAGTGTCTCGGTCGTGGACGACTTCGTGGCGCTGGCCGTCATCGCCTTCGCCTACAGCGGGGCGATCTCGGTACCCGCGCTGCTGACGGCGCTGGGCGTGTTCGCGGTGCTGCTGGTGGTACGGCGCACCCTCGGCATGCGGATCCCCGTCCTGTACGCCGTGCTGGGTGTCGCCATCTGGGTGGCGCTCCTGAAGTCGGGGGTGGACCCGGTCGTGACCGGGCTCGCGATGGGCCTGCTGACCTACGCCCGCCCGGCCGAACGCAGTGACCTGGAGCACGCGAGCAACCTGTTCCGGCGCTTCCGCGAGCAGCCGACGCCGGAGCTGGAGCGCACGGTGCGCCGGGGGCTGGCCTCGACGCTCTCCCCCAACGAGCGCCTCCAGCGGATGTTCCACCCGTGGACGAGTTATGTGATCGTGCCGCTGTTCGCCCTCGCCAACGCCGGTATCACCGTCACCGGGGACCAGCTGGCGCACGCCTTCACCTCACCGATCACGCTCGGCATCGTCTTCGGCTACGTCCTCGGCAAACCGCTCGGCATCCTCGGGGCCTCCCTGCTCACCACCCGCCTGAGCCGCGGACGCCTCAAGCCGCCCGCCGGCTGGGGTGCCGTCACCGCGGGCGGCACGCTGGCCGGCGTCGGGTTCACCGTCTCCCTGCTGATCGCGACGCTCGCCTTCCACGGCGACGAACTGGGACAGGCGAAGATCGGCATCCTGACCGCCGTCGCCGGCTCGTTCCTCCTCACCTGGCTGGTCACCCGGGTGATCGGCGCCCTGCCGCAGCGTTCCCGCTCGCGGGCCCTGCTCGGTACGTCCCAGGGCATCGTGGATCTCAGCGACTCCGTCGACGTGCGGCGCGACCACGTACGGGGGCCCCTGGACGCGCCCGTGACACTGGTCGAGTACGGGGACTTCGAGTGCCCCTACTGCGGACTGGCCGAACCCGTGGTGCGCGAGCTGCTCGCCGACTTCGGGGACGTGCGGTACGTATGGCGGCACCTGCCGCTGCACGACGTGCACCCCAACGCCCAGCTGGCCGCCGAGGCCGCCGAGGCCGCGGCCCTCCAGGACGGTTACTGGGAGATGCACGACCTGCTGCTGGAGCACCAGGGGGACCTGCTGCCCAAGGACCTGCTCCGCTACGCCAGGGAGATCGGCCTCGACACCGACCGCTTCCGCGCCGACCTCCGGGCCGGCGCGGGTACCGCCCACATCGCCGCGGACCTGGAGTCCGCGGATCTCAGCGGCGTCTCGGGCACCCCGACGTTCTTCGTCAACGGCCGCCGGCACCACGGCGCCTACGACATCGCCTCACTGTCGGCGGCCGTGCGTGCCGCGCGGGAGAGGGCGGCGCTCACCGGCGCCGGGCGGCCGGCCTGA
- a CDS encoding ABC transporter ATP-binding protein: METTAWTQLHSVMTAQQERRPFARATLRRIAAFARPHRRRIGQFVILSVVTALLAVATPVLAGRVVDAIVSHGDEGTVVRLAVLIAIIAFAEAGLGILSRWLSATLGEGLILDLRAAVFDHVQRMPVAFFTRTRTGALVSRLNNDVIGAQRAFSNTLSGVVGNVVTLLLTLAVMLTLSWQITLLALVLLPVFVVPARRMGSRMARMQREAAHLNAAMGTRMTERFSAPGATLVKLFGRPEDESAEFAARAARVRDIGVRTAMAQSAFITALTLVSALALALVYGLGGWYALRGSLEPGAVVSLALLLTRLYAPLTSLAGARVEVMSALVSFERVFEVLDLKPLIEEKPDAREVPEGPASVEFDDVRFAYPAADKVSLASLEEVAALDTRAGAEVLRGVSFRAEPGQTVALVGSSGAGKSTIAQLLPRLYDTDGGTVRIGGVDVRDLSAASMRRTLGMVTQDGHLFHESVRDNLLLARPSATEGELWDVLRRARLEELVRSLPDGLDTVVGERGYRLSGGERQRMTIARLLLARQRVVVLDEATAHLDNTSEAAVQEALTEALAGRTALVIAHRLSTVRAADVILVVEAGQILERGTHEELLAAEGRYAELYRTQFAEPGTENARERSLGLMMD; encoded by the coding sequence ATGGAGACCACAGCCTGGACGCAGCTGCACAGCGTGATGACCGCGCAGCAGGAACGCCGCCCCTTCGCCCGCGCGACGCTGCGCCGCATCGCCGCCTTCGCCCGCCCGCACCGCCGCAGGATCGGCCAGTTCGTGATACTCAGCGTGGTCACCGCGCTGCTGGCCGTCGCGACGCCGGTGCTCGCGGGGCGCGTCGTGGACGCCATCGTGTCCCACGGCGACGAGGGCACCGTCGTCCGCCTGGCCGTGCTCATCGCGATCATCGCGTTCGCCGAGGCGGGGCTCGGGATTCTCAGCCGCTGGCTGTCGGCGACACTGGGCGAGGGGCTCATCCTGGATCTGCGGGCCGCTGTGTTCGATCATGTACAGCGCATGCCGGTCGCGTTCTTCACACGTACCCGTACGGGCGCGCTCGTCAGTCGACTCAACAACGACGTGATCGGCGCCCAGCGCGCCTTCAGCAACACCCTCTCCGGGGTGGTCGGCAACGTCGTCACCCTGCTGCTCACCCTCGCCGTCATGCTGACCCTGTCCTGGCAGATCACGCTGCTCGCCCTGGTCCTGCTGCCCGTGTTCGTGGTCCCCGCGCGCCGCATGGGCAGCCGGATGGCCAGGATGCAGCGCGAGGCCGCGCACCTGAACGCGGCCATGGGCACCCGGATGACCGAGCGGTTCTCCGCACCCGGGGCCACCCTCGTCAAGCTCTTCGGGCGGCCCGAGGACGAGTCCGCCGAGTTCGCCGCGCGGGCCGCCCGGGTGCGGGACATCGGCGTGCGCACGGCGATGGCGCAGTCGGCCTTCATCACGGCCCTGACCCTGGTCTCCGCGCTGGCGCTGGCGCTCGTGTACGGGCTCGGCGGCTGGTACGCGCTGCGCGGCAGCCTGGAACCGGGCGCCGTCGTCTCCCTGGCGCTGCTGCTGACCCGCCTGTACGCCCCCCTCACCTCGCTCGCGGGTGCGCGTGTCGAGGTCATGAGCGCCCTGGTGAGTTTCGAACGCGTCTTCGAGGTTCTCGATCTCAAGCCGCTCATCGAGGAGAAGCCGGACGCCCGGGAGGTCCCGGAGGGTCCCGCGTCCGTGGAGTTCGACGACGTCCGCTTCGCCTATCCGGCCGCCGACAAGGTCTCCCTCGCCTCCCTGGAGGAGGTCGCCGCCCTCGACACCCGGGCCGGCGCCGAGGTCCTGCGCGGCGTCTCCTTCCGCGCCGAACCCGGCCAGACCGTCGCACTCGTCGGCTCCTCCGGAGCGGGCAAGTCGACCATCGCCCAGCTGCTGCCGCGTCTCTACGACACAGACGGGGGCACCGTCCGCATCGGCGGCGTCGACGTCCGCGACCTGAGCGCCGCCTCGATGCGCCGGACCCTCGGCATGGTCACCCAGGACGGACACCTCTTCCACGAGTCCGTGCGTGACAACCTGCTGCTCGCCCGCCCCTCCGCGACCGAGGGGGAACTCTGGGACGTCCTGCGCCGGGCCCGTCTGGAGGAGCTCGTCCGCTCTTTGCCCGACGGCCTCGACACCGTCGTCGGCGAGCGCGGCTACCGGCTCTCCGGCGGCGAACGCCAGCGCATGACCATCGCCCGGCTGCTGCTCGCCCGGCAGCGCGTCGTCGTCCTCGACGAGGCCACCGCCCACCTGGACAACACCTCGGAGGCGGCCGTGCAGGAGGCGCTCACCGAGGCGCTGGCGGGGCGCACGGCCCTGGTGATCGCCCACCGGCTGTCCACGGTCCGCGCCGCCGACGTCATCCTGGTCGTCGAGGCGGGACAGATCCTGGAGCGGGGCACCCACGAGGAGCTGCTGGCGGCGGAGGGACGGTACGCGGAGCTGTACCGGACGCAGTTCGCCGAGCCGGGGACGGAAAACGCACGGGAACGGAGCCTCGGGCTGATGATGGACTGA
- the gndA gene encoding NADP-dependent phosphogluconate dehydrogenase, producing the protein MSTSAQIGVTGLAVMGRNLARNFARNGYTVAVHNRTVAKTNALVEEFGHEGDFVAAETAKEFVAALERPRRLVIMVKAGEPTDAVIQEFAPLLEPGDMIIDGGNAHFADTRRRERELRGQGIHFVGTGVSGGEEGALNGPSIMPGGSPESYQSLGPMLEKISAKAEDGAPCVTHVGPDGAGHFVKMVHNGIEYADMQLIGEAYQLLRDVAGYTPAQIADIFRTWNTGRLDSYLIEITAEVLSHVDAATGKPFVDVVEDRAEQKGTGRWTVQIALDLGVPVSGIAEAVFARSLSGHADLRAASRGLAGPRAEQLDEVDAAAFADRVEQALYASKIVSYTQGFHEITAGSDEYDWNIDLGAVASIWRGGCIIRAAFLDRIRAAYDARPDLPSLLSDDTFAQEIAAAQDDWREVLVAATRQGVPTPGFAAALAYYDALRAERLPAALTQGQRDFFGAHTYRRTDREGSFHTLWGDDRSEVGA; encoded by the coding sequence ATGAGCACTTCAGCCCAGATCGGCGTCACGGGTCTCGCGGTCATGGGGCGCAACCTCGCCCGCAACTTCGCACGCAACGGCTACACGGTCGCCGTGCACAACCGCACCGTGGCCAAGACGAACGCGCTGGTGGAGGAGTTCGGTCACGAGGGCGACTTCGTGGCCGCGGAGACCGCGAAGGAGTTCGTGGCCGCGCTGGAGCGTCCGCGCCGCCTGGTGATCATGGTGAAGGCGGGCGAGCCGACCGACGCGGTGATCCAGGAGTTCGCCCCGCTCCTGGAGCCCGGCGACATGATCATCGACGGTGGGAACGCGCACTTCGCGGACACCCGGCGCCGGGAGCGCGAGCTGCGCGGCCAGGGCATCCACTTCGTCGGCACCGGTGTCTCCGGCGGCGAGGAGGGCGCGCTGAACGGGCCGAGCATCATGCCCGGCGGCTCACCCGAGTCGTACCAGTCGCTCGGTCCGATGCTGGAGAAGATCTCCGCGAAGGCCGAGGACGGCGCCCCGTGCGTGACGCACGTCGGCCCCGACGGCGCCGGCCACTTCGTCAAGATGGTCCACAACGGCATCGAGTACGCCGACATGCAGCTGATCGGCGAGGCGTACCAGTTGCTGCGCGACGTCGCCGGATACACCCCCGCGCAGATCGCGGACATCTTCCGCACCTGGAACACCGGCCGCCTCGACTCCTACCTGATCGAGATCACGGCGGAGGTCCTGTCGCACGTGGACGCGGCGACGGGCAAGCCCTTCGTGGACGTGGTCGAGGACCGCGCCGAGCAGAAGGGCACCGGCCGCTGGACCGTGCAGATCGCGCTCGACCTGGGTGTCCCGGTCTCCGGCATCGCGGAGGCGGTCTTCGCGCGCTCGCTGTCCGGGCACGCCGACCTGCGGGCGGCCTCGCGCGGGCTCGCGGGCCCCCGGGCCGAGCAGCTCGACGAGGTCGACGCCGCGGCCTTCGCCGACCGGGTGGAGCAGGCGCTGTACGCGTCGAAGATCGTGTCGTACACGCAGGGCTTCCACGAGATCACCGCGGGCAGCGACGAGTACGACTGGAACATCGACCTCGGCGCGGTCGCCTCGATCTGGCGCGGCGGCTGCATCATCCGGGCGGCGTTCCTGGACCGTATCCGCGCCGCGTACGACGCCCGGCCGGACCTGCCGAGCCTGCTGTCCGACGACACGTTCGCGCAGGAGATCGCGGCGGCCCAGGACGACTGGCGCGAGGTGCTGGTCGCGGCCACCCGCCAGGGGGTGCCGACGCCCGGTTTCGCCGCAGCCCTCGCCTACTACGACGCGCTGCGGGCCGAGCGGCTGCCCGCCGCGCTGACCCAGGGACAGCGCGACTTCTTCGGGGCGCACACCTACCGGCGTACGGACCGTGAGGGCTCGTTCCACACGCTGTGGGGTGACGACCGCTCGGAGGTCGGTGCCTAG
- a CDS encoding transglycosylase family protein — translation MAVRGRHRRYQPNRINRASLTVTAGGAGMALPLITSGVAHAADVDTWNKVAACESSGNWSINTGNGYYGGLQFTQSTWEAYGGTVYAHRADQAGRDQQIAIAEKVLKGQGPGAWPVCSVRAGLTRGGAAPAVDPSGGSTRTASASASPQTVKRSVRDVKPQTTPQSHAGTAEMYTVVHGDTLSGIAGSRHVEGGWQRLYETNRRTVGSDPDLILPGQRLDLHGKAQPPTRSRTAPARPEKPAADRSTPHRARATPHKTAPEHSTRSHTLVAPVNAATGTQYHAAGASWSKGYHTGVDFPVPTGTSVKAVAAGHVVSAGWGGSFGYQVVIRHADGRYTQYGHLSAISVKDGQSVAEGQRIGRSGSTGNSTGPHLHFEVRTGPGFGTDIDPLAYLRAGGVRI, via the coding sequence ATGGCCGTACGCGGCCGGCACCGCCGGTATCAGCCGAACAGGATCAACCGCGCCTCACTCACCGTCACGGCGGGCGGTGCAGGAATGGCCCTCCCGCTCATCACCAGCGGCGTGGCGCACGCGGCCGACGTGGACACCTGGAACAAGGTCGCCGCCTGCGAGTCCAGCGGCAACTGGAGCATCAACACGGGCAACGGCTACTACGGGGGACTGCAGTTCACCCAGTCCACGTGGGAGGCGTACGGCGGCACCGTCTACGCGCACCGCGCGGATCAGGCCGGCCGGGACCAGCAGATCGCCATAGCCGAGAAGGTGCTGAAGGGGCAGGGGCCCGGAGCATGGCCGGTCTGTTCGGTGCGCGCGGGACTCACGCGCGGCGGCGCCGCGCCCGCGGTCGACCCGTCGGGCGGCTCCACGCGGACGGCGTCCGCGAGTGCCTCGCCGCAGACGGTCAAGCGGTCCGTCCGTGACGTGAAGCCGCAGACCACACCCCAGTCGCACGCGGGCACGGCCGAGATGTACACCGTCGTGCACGGGGACACGCTCTCCGGCATCGCCGGCTCCCGGCACGTCGAGGGCGGCTGGCAGCGGCTGTACGAGACGAACCGCAGGACCGTCGGCTCCGACCCCGACCTGATCCTCCCCGGCCAGCGCCTGGACCTGCACGGCAAGGCCCAGCCACCCACCCGCAGCCGGACCGCGCCCGCGCGCCCCGAGAAGCCCGCCGCGGACCGGAGCACCCCGCACAGGGCGAGAGCGACCCCGCACAAGACGGCCCCGGAGCACTCCACCAGGAGCCACACGCTGGTCGCCCCCGTGAACGCGGCGACGGGGACGCAGTACCACGCCGCCGGGGCGTCCTGGTCGAAGGGCTATCACACGGGCGTCGACTTCCCGGTGCCCACCGGCACCTCGGTCAAGGCGGTCGCCGCGGGCCATGTCGTCAGCGCGGGCTGGGGCGGCTCGTTCGGCTACCAGGTGGTCATCCGGCACGCCGACGGCCGCTACACGCAGTACGGCCATCTCTCGGCGATCTCCGTCAAGGACGGGCAGAGCGTGGCGGAGGGGCAACGCATCGGCCGCTCCGGCTCGACGGGCAACAGCACGGGCCCGCATCTGCACTTCGAGGTGCGGACGGGGCCCGGCTTCGGTACCGACATCGACCCGCTGGCCTACCTGCGGGCGGGCGGCGTCAGGATCTGA